Genomic window (Gemmatimonadota bacterium):
CCGCCGCTCGCGAACACCACGTCGAACTGCAAGAATTGCCACGAGGGTCGCACGGCCCTGAAGGCGTGGGGTGTTTCGACCAACTATTCCGAACGCGATTCGGCGAGCGTCAACATCGCGACGACTTGCGCGGTATGCCACAATCCACATGGCTCGTCCAACGAGCACCAGCTGCGGTATCCGATCAATACGCCGGATCCCGACCAGAACCTCTGCATGAAGTGTCACCTCAATCGTGGATCGCCCACGGTGTCGTCGAGTTCCCCGCACGGGGCCGCAGGCTACGTACTCCTTGGCATCGCGGGATATCGTCCGGCGGGAGTCTCGGTGGACACGCAGGCGGTGCTGTCGACGCACTCGAGTGAGGCGAATCCCAAGTTGTGCGCGGGCTGTCATGTCGTCGCCTTTGATGTGACCGACCCGGCCAGCGGTGCCACCGTCTTCCATTCGACCGGTCACTCGTTCCGGCCGATCCCCTGTGTCGACGGGACGGGCAAGCCGACCGGCCTCACGGACTGCGCCTACACTCCGGCCGCACGGACGTTCAAGTCCTGCACCGCGTCTGGCTGCCATGGTTCTGCAGCGGTTGCCTCGCAACTCCTGAATACCCTGCGCTCGAGCCTCGCGATCATGTCCGACCAGATCTGGCTCGACCTCAACGGCAACAAGACCGTGGATGCGGCACCGACGGATGGCGGCTACCTCGCGATCATCAAGCGTGATCGGCCGACCGAACTCTCGACGGTTACCGTGATCACGCCGGCCAAGGGTGCGCTGTTCAACGTCAGTCTCTTCGGCGAGAATCGGAACGGTCACGGCGACGGCTCGTTTGGAGTGCACAATCCCGTCCTTGCCAGGGCCCTGCTGGCGGCGAATATCACTGAACTCCGTGCGGCGTATGCGCTCCCTGCCCCGCCTGCCGCGGTCAATGCGGCCGTCCAGAAGGCGATCGGCGACGCCAAGGTGCGCTTCCCCGCCGCGATGCAGCAGTCGCTCTCGATGCAGAAGTAGTGCTGCCGGTTTGACGATCACGCCCGTCATTCTCGCCCTTCAGCACCCCCGGGACACCGTGACAGGTGTCCCGGGGGGCTCGGCGTTTCAGGTCCACGATTCGCTCGGTGGAATGGCGGGGGCGCTGCGCGACACCCTGGTGCCACCGCCGCTACCTGAAGGCGTTGCGCGCTTCGTCCGGATGATCTTCGCCGTGCCGCGCTGGATCCAGATCGGCGGCGTGGTGCTTGGGGCAGTGGTTGCGATGGTATTGCTGACGCTGGCGTGGCGACATCGCACCGCAATCCTGCTGTGGATCCGGACCCGGAGTCGCCCGCTGCAGGTCACCTTTGCCGGCGGCGTCGCGGTCGTGTTGCTCGTCGCCGCATTTGCCGGCAAGACCAGTTGGGACTACATGCAGCACGACAACGGCTTCTGTACCGGCTGCCACGTGATGGAAAAGCCATTCGGCAAATTCCAGCAGACCGCCGGCAAGCATAGCGACCGGAAATGTCACGACTGCCACCAGCAGTCGATCTTTGCGAGCACGCGGCAACTGGTGCTCTGGGTGAGCAATCGTCCGACGGATATCGGCAAGCACGCGCCCGTGCCGAACTCCCGATGCGAAGGGTGCCACCAACTGATGCAGGGCAAGAAGGCCTGGGAGCACATCCGCAATCTGGCCGGTCACAAGGCCCACTTCGAGTCGGACTCGAGCGCGCTCAAGGATCTCCAGTGCGTGACCTGCCACGGCGCGGAGGTGCACCGCTTTCTCCCGTCGGCGCGGACCTGTCAGCAAAGTGGCTGCCATGTCAACCAGTCCATCAAGCTGGCTGGAATGAAGTCGCTCCCCGAGATCAACTGCGTGACCTGTCATGCATTTACCGCCGACCTGCCGGCGCTGGCCGATCGCGACTCCGCTCGCAAGGCGTTGGTACCGTCGGAGAAGCAGTGCCGCAGTTGTCACCAGATGGATGGCAAGCCGACGGGCTTCGTGCTGGCCAAGGATCCGCACAAGGGCAGCTGTGGGTCGTGTCACGACGTTCACGCCCACGCGCTCCCCATCGACGCGAAAGCGAGTTGCACGAAGTGCCACACCGATCTGGCGAGCAGTGCCTTCCACAACGGCAAGAACCATCAGCGCGTGAAGACGGAGTGCCTGACCTGTCACAATCCGCACGCTGCCTCGGTCGATGCCTCCGATTGTGTGGGTTGCCACACCTCGGTGCGAGCGCGCGGCAAGTTCCGGCCACCGTTGCCGTTCGACACCAATGCAGTGCTCAAGCGGCGAGTCGCGATGAACCCGACGCCGATGCCGTTGCACGCCACGGTAGAGAGCAGCAGTCAAGGAGAGGTCGACGTGCCCGAGCATCGCGGCAAGGGCGATGCGCTGCCGGAGGATCCTCCGCCCGGAAGTGGACCCCGGGCGGAGACATCCGCCCGCGCCACGCTTGACTCCTTTCCGCACGCCCGCCACACCTCGCTTCCCTGCCTCACCTGCCATACCGTCAACCGCGCAAAGAACGGCCTTGTCTTCGAGGCGCCGCGGGGCTGTGACCTCTGTCACCATCAATCCGCCATGGCCGGCAAGGTGGCCGCGAGCGACTGTCTTCGCTGCCACGCCGCCGCGAAAATCGCGGTCGCGAAACCCACGACGGTGGCAGTGCGCGTCGGGACTCGCGCTCCGGTCCCGCGGCAGGTGCTCTTCCGGCACGAGATCCACCAGAAGCTTGACTGCGCCGCCTGCCACCAGGCACCGAACATCGTCCCGCCAGACAGCGTCCGGAGCTGCGTGGCCTGCCACGACCAGCACCACGCCGAGCAACGCGATTGCAGCTCGTGCCACAGTCGCGCCGAAAACCGGACGGCGCACACCCGGGCCACACACACGGGGTGTGACGCCTGCCACACGGCGACCCGCATCGCGATACTCACGCCATCACGCACCTTCTGTCTCACCTGCCATCAACCACAACGGAATCACCAGCCTGCGGCCGAGTGCTCGAGTTGTCATTTCCTTGAATCACCAGCCGACTATCGCAAGCACCTGATGCGGGGGAAGGCCGGGTGAAGCGTCCGGCCATTGCCGTGTGCTGCCTACTCATCGGGGCCTTGACGACGACACCCCTCGTCGCGCAGGGGTGGCGCCTCCGCTTCGACGCCTATGCCCAGCGGGTCTCGTTCCGGGGCGTCACGCCCGACAGCGTCACAGCGGGGGAAGTCATCCTCTCCGACAGTGCCGGGCCGGTGACGCGCGACGGGTTCGCGGCGACCTGCGGCTTCGACTCGTGGTGCCGCTTCTATCGACCGGGCGACATCCATACTGGCATTCCGGCGAGTGTCGGCGTCGACCTCGCGATGTGGGGGCTCGGCATTCCCGGTCTGAGTGTGCGAGTGAGTGGCCGCAGCATGGGCGATCTCAGCGGTGACCGGCTCTGGCCTGGTACTGCGCCGGCACTCCGCCTCGTCGAGGGCTACGCCGAATACCTGAGAGGCGGACTCACGGCGCGTGCGGGCCGGCTGTTGCAGCTCGGCCGTCTCGCTGCGACTGGCTCCAGCGGCCTCGACGGAATTCGCAGCACCATTCGCACCAGTAAAGACCGCCTCGAGTTCGGCGCCTACGCCGGGTGGGGGCTCGCTCGTGGTGCCATCCTGCCGGTCACCTCGCCCGCGGTCAACCCGCTGCTCGACTTCCAGCCCGGCAATCGCCAGATCGTTGTGGGCGTCACCACTGGCGTCCATCTGGCCAGTTTCGATGCCGAGGCCGAGTACCGGCGCGAACTCGATCCGGCGACCAACTACATCGTGGCCGAGCGCGCCGCGCTCAGCGCGCAGTACCGCCCGCTGTCGCGCGTCCGCATTGTGACCGGTGCCGACTATGACATCGCACAGGGGCGGCTGGGCTCGGCCGATGCCACCATCGGGTACAACGGCAAGCGGCTGTGGGCGACGCTCGGCGCCCGACACTATCGACCCTTCTTCGATCTCTGGACAGTCTGGGGAGTCTTCAGCGCGGTGCCATATGATGGCGCGACGGCGACCGTCGCTGTGACGCCGATTGCTCCGCTGCAGCTTCGGGGACGGGCGGAGTGGTTCAAGTACCACGATGCCGAGGCGAATACCCCGGCCGTGCCGCTGAAGGATCGCGGGTATCGCTGGGAGCTGGAAGCCACCCTCACGCCGTTGAAGGCGTGGACCGTGGAAGTCGGTGGTCACGGTGAACTCCAGCCGGGCGCGTCCTCGAGCGGGATCGATGGGCGGGTGGCCTGGCGCGTGCGCGAGCGACTCGACCTTTCCGTCAATGGCGGATCACTGGAACGTCCCCTCGAACTGCGATTTCAGGACGCTGGCGTGACCTGGGCCGGTGCCGCGGCGGACTATCGGTTCACGGATCGCTGGCGCGCGGGGATTTCGGCCGATCAATACTGGGAATCGCGCGACCGTCCAGACGCGCTCTCGTTCGACTGGAATCAGTGGCGTCTCAGCGCGCGCCTCAGCGTGACATTGAAGTCGTCCGCCGATCGCTGGCAGCTTCCCCCCGCGAGCCGTACCCCGTGATCCGTCGCCTCGGATTGTTGTTCGCGGCGGCAGTCACGCTGTTCACGACGCCGGGCGTCGCCCAGCAGCGTGCCGAGCGGTTCGATCATACCCGGCACGCCAGGCTCTTCGTGAGCTGCGCGCTCTGCCATGCCGGTATCGATGCAGCAGACGCCGCCATCTTCCCGCCGTCAACAAGTTGCGTCAGCTGTCACAACGGCGCAGTCCAGCCCCGAGTCGAGTGGCAGCCGCGTAGCGTGCCGCGCGTATCGAATCTCCGCTTCGACCATCGAGCGCACTCAGCAGCGCGCCGGAACCGCGGCGATACCACCTCCACTTGTTCTGATTGTCACGCCCCGCCCGCGAGCGGGTGGATGCAGGTACGAGCCCCGGTCGCCCCGCAATGCGTGAGCTGTCACACCGCCGGTGGAGGCGATCATCTCACCCTGCCCGATACGGCGTGCGCGACCTGCCACCTGCCGCTGGCACAGGCTCGCGCCCTGACCCGCGAACGCATCAGCGCCTTCCCGGCTCCGCCCTCGCACCAGCTGGCCAACTTCGTCACGTCGTCGGGACATGGTGCGCTGGCGAAGCGCACCACGGGAGCAAACCGCGTGGCGCAGAGCTGTGCCACCTGCCACGCGCGCGACTTCTGTGCGTCGTGCCACGTGAATGCTTCGGAGCTTGGGG
Coding sequences:
- a CDS encoding multiheme c-type cytochrome, with protein sequence MSILPRRGHVLGLIFLLAGCSSSDIVYRDRAPFNAAPDVASGLLGYYTTSTKQTTCGNCHSGHQKDWSTTHHAKAYSTLVASGKASATCYTCHTLTGNGNGLVGNVGWNMTPDPGYQDVQCESCHGPGTEHVKLPENKATWPLARLSLTKASASCAACHTGIHTPFAEEWASSGHAKLEAPPLANTTSNCKNCHEGRTALKAWGVSTNYSERDSASVNIATTCAVCHNPHGSSNEHQLRYPINTPDPDQNLCMKCHLNRGSPTVSSSSPHGAAGYVLLGIAGYRPAGVSVDTQAVLSTHSSEANPKLCAGCHVVAFDVTDPASGATVFHSTGHSFRPIPCVDGTGKPTGLTDCAYTPAARTFKSCTASGCHGSAAVASQLLNTLRSSLAIMSDQIWLDLNGNKTVDAAPTDGGYLAIIKRDRPTELSTVTVITPAKGALFNVSLFGENRNGHGDGSFGVHNPVLARALLAANITELRAAYALPAPPAAVNAAVQKAIGDAKVRFPAAMQQSLSMQK